The following proteins come from a genomic window of Paenibacillus swuensis:
- the kdpF gene encoding K(+)-transporting ATPase subunit F, with amino-acid sequence MTIILIFTVLIFVYLLYALVNPEKF; translated from the coding sequence ATGACCATTATTCTCATATTCACCGTGTTGATCTTCGTTTACCTGCTATATGCTCTGGTTAATCCGGAGAAATTCTAA
- the kdpA gene encoding potassium-transporting ATPase subunit KdpA, producing the protein MGILQIAIVIGIIMLLVKPVGTYLYHVFSNEPNRTDQVFGWAERIIYALIGLRNRAGMTWKKYALSFLITNIVLTAVSYLILRFQNGLPWNPNEIGNMEQTLTLNTVISFMTNTNLQHYSGESALTYFSQMVVITMMMFTSAATGFSVAIAFIRGLTKKGTTIGNFFEDFVKAHTRIFIPLAFIVTLVLVALKVPQTLDPTLAITTLEGAAQSIAIGPVAALESIKHLGTNGGGFFGVNSAHPFENPSPLTNVIEILSMWMLPAALPYTYGLFAKNRKQGWVVFSAMMALFLVFVSIAYTAELRGNPAINAIGIDASQGSMEGKEVRFGIPQSALFTTVTAAATTGTVNNMHDTLTPLGGLVPMAEMMLNSVFGGKGVGLINMLMYAILGVFIAGLMVGRTPEFLGRKIEPREMKLVAIAILSHAFIILVPTAAAFMSELGKAAITNPGFHGISQVLYEYTSSAANNGSGFEGLGDNTPFWNITTGIVMLLGRYISMIAMLAVAGSLVRKQWVPETVGTFRTDNVLFWGILIGSVVIIGALTFLPAVVLGPIAEHLTLR; encoded by the coding sequence ATGGGAATTCTGCAAATCGCAATCGTCATCGGCATCATTATGCTGTTGGTGAAGCCTGTCGGCACCTATCTGTATCATGTGTTCTCCAATGAACCGAATCGTACGGATCAAGTGTTCGGGTGGGCGGAGCGAATCATCTATGCATTAATCGGATTGAGAAATAGAGCGGGTATGACCTGGAAGAAGTACGCGCTAAGCTTCCTGATCACGAATATCGTGCTGACTGCTGTCTCCTATCTGATTCTTCGGTTTCAAAACGGTTTGCCGTGGAACCCGAACGAGATCGGCAATATGGAACAGACTCTCACGTTGAATACGGTCATTTCGTTTATGACCAATACGAACTTGCAGCATTACAGCGGTGAATCCGCGTTGACTTACTTCTCGCAGATGGTCGTCATCACGATGATGATGTTCACCTCCGCGGCGACCGGGTTCTCGGTTGCGATCGCGTTCATTCGCGGTCTTACGAAGAAAGGCACGACCATCGGAAATTTCTTCGAAGATTTTGTGAAGGCGCACACGCGTATTTTCATCCCTTTGGCATTTATCGTCACGTTGGTGCTTGTCGCGCTGAAAGTACCGCAAACGCTGGATCCTACACTGGCTATTACAACATTGGAAGGCGCCGCGCAAAGTATCGCGATCGGACCTGTGGCCGCGCTCGAATCCATTAAACATCTGGGTACCAACGGCGGCGGTTTCTTCGGCGTCAACTCGGCGCATCCGTTCGAGAATCCATCACCTTTGACCAATGTAATTGAAATCTTGTCCATGTGGATGCTACCGGCGGCGCTTCCTTACACCTACGGCTTATTCGCCAAGAACCGCAAACAAGGTTGGGTTGTATTCAGCGCGATGATGGCGCTCTTCCTGGTGTTTGTATCCATTGCTTATACAGCGGAACTGCGCGGGAACCCGGCGATCAACGCTATAGGCATCGATGCTTCTCAAGGCAGTATGGAAGGCAAAGAAGTGCGATTCGGTATTCCGCAGTCGGCTTTGTTTACGACAGTAACCGCGGCGGCGACAACCGGTACCGTCAATAATATGCATGATACGCTGACCCCGCTGGGCGGACTTGTGCCGATGGCTGAAATGATGTTAAACAGCGTCTTCGGAGGTAAAGGCGTCGGGTTAATCAATATGCTGATGTATGCCATCCTGGGTGTGTTTATTGCAGGTTTAATGGTGGGACGGACACCGGAGTTTCTCGGCCGCAAAATAGAGCCAAGGGAAATGAAACTCGTTGCGATCGCCATTCTCTCGCATGCTTTCATAATCCTGGTGCCGACGGCAGCTGCATTCATGTCTGAGCTTGGGAAAGCGGCGATCACGAACCCCGGCTTCCACGGCATTTCGCAGGTGTTGTATGAGTACACTTCATCGGCTGCCAATAACGGCTCCGGTTTTGAAGGCCTTGGCGATAACACGCCGTTCTGGAACATTACAACAGGGATTGTCATGTTGCTGGGCCGTTACATTTCGATGATTGCTATGCTGGCTGTGGCCGGATCCCTTGTGCGCAAGCAGTGGGTGCCGGAAACGGTCGGAACATTTAGAACAGACAACGTGCTGTTCTGGGGCATTTTGATAGGATCCGTCGTCATTATCGGCGCCCTGACCTTCTTGCCTGCTGTCGTACTGGGACCGATTGCCGAGCACTTGACGCTCCGCTAA